cataacttaacctctgtttaacacttcaatatACATCATTGGAcattaatttccaccaagtttataatccgaggacctgacataacttagtttctgtttaacatttcaatatacatcataggacattaatttccaccaagtttgtgATCCAAGGACTTGACATAACATgatttctgtttaacatttcaatatatatcataggacgttaattttcACCCAGtttgtccgaggacctgacataacttggTTTctatttaacatttcaatatatatcataggacgttaatttccacaaagtttgtgatccgaggaccttaCATAACTtggtttctgtttaacatttcaatatacatcataggacgttaatttccaccaagtttgtAATCCAAGGACCTAACATAACTtggtttctgtttaacatttcaatatacatcataggacgttaatttccaccaagtttgtgACCCAAGGATCTTACATAACTtggtttctgtttaacatttcaatacaCATCATAGGATTTAGGAACACAGGATGTATGGCTAAcgtaaattaaaagaaaaacttgaattgaaatacatttattaataataataccttttgagattatttacattccaaggatgaagtacaactttttcatctaggtcttccAAATATTAGGCTCCTATTCCTGCTACAAAAGTGATccgatatggcccttcccaattaAGTCCCAgttttccccaatttggattCTTGGTGGTCCCCAGAACTTTTCTCAACACCAGATCTCCTACGGCTAACGGCCTCATCTTCACATTACtatcataaccttgcttgagtttatgtTGGTAGTAAGCTAGTTGAGCCATCGCGCTCTCCCTTCGCTCTTCGACCAAGTCCAAACTTTTCTCCAACATTGCATCATTATTGTCCGAAGAGAATGTACTGGTCCTTAACGTTAGGAATCCAGTTTCTAGGGGGATGACGGCCTCGACCCCATAGGTGATGGAAAAGGGAGTTTCCCCCGTTGAACGTCAGGGTATTGTTCGATATGTCCAGAGAACATGTGGCAACTCTTCCACCCACTTTCCTTTTGCgtcatccagtctcttcttaagcccattgactattactttgttaacagcttcagcctgcccattcccttgaggataAGCCAGAGTGGAATATCTGTTTCTTATACCTAGTTCCGAAcaatattccctaaaggcattgctatcaaattggagTCCATTATCTGAGACAAGAGTGCGTGGAGTTCCAAATCGCGTGACAATGTTCCTCCAAATAAACTTCTTCACGTCTACGTCTCTGATGTTTGCCAAGAGCTCAGCTTCGACCTGtttagtgaagtagtctgtGTCGACCAGCAGATACTTCTTGTTTCCTAGGGCTTTAGGAAAAGGGCCGACAATGTCCagcccccattgagcaaaaggccaagggctggagaGTGGGTTAAGAACTCCTCCTGGTTGATGGATATTTGGAGCGTATCTTTGACACTGATTACATTTCCTAACGTACTCCTGCGCTTCCTTCtacatatttggccaccaatatccttatGTGATGGCTCGGCATGATAGAGACCTTCCCCctgtatggcttccacaaatgccCTCATGCAATTCTTTTAGGATTGATTCTGCAGTCTCAGGAGGCACACAGAGCAGGTATGGCCCAGAGAAGGGCCGTTTGTATAACTTCTTATCCTCAGATAACCAGtaccgaggagctttccttcgtaTTTTCTCAGTTTCTACCTTATCTTTGGGCAATAtgtcactttcaagaaattttaatatgggatccatccaatTCGGCGATAGACTGGTCTGATTGACTTGGCAAACATCCTTTTCTGGTGAGGTAGGGGTACACAGGTCTTCAACGATGATCACCCGAGGAAAATTCCATaccgaggaggtggcaagggttgccAAGGAATCAACATGAGTATTTTCACCTCGAGGAATATGCAATAAGTCAAAAGACTCAACCTTCGTTTGCATACACCTAACCCGGCTCAGATACCCTTGCACCCTTGGATCCCAGGCCTCCAGCTCTCGTCTCACCTGGCCGACTACCAATCTCGAGTCTGAGAATAATTCTACTATCCTTCCGCCCATTTTTTGGACCATTCTCATTTCCATTAACAAAGCTTCGTATTCTGATTTGTTGTTAGTAGCCGAGAACCTTAACCTTAATGACTTCTCGATGATGACCTCCTCGGGGGATATTAATACTAATCCCAATCCTGCTCCCCATTGGTTTGCTGCCCCATCCACGTACACCCTCCAAGAGGATCCGCCTTGTGTGGATATTaggccaaccgatttttcatccatgtggTCTTGCTTGACATTAACTTCTTCTAGGCATTCGACGAACTCGGCCACTAGATTGGTAAGGACTTGACCTTTcacagaggtgcgaggcatgtacttgatatcaaagGCACCCAGAATCGTGCCCCATTTAACAATTCTTCTGGTGTAGTCTGCACTTCTGAGTATGGACTTGAGAGGTAGTTGGGTCAGGATAACCAtggtatgcgcctgaaagtaatgcggAAGTTTACGTGTTGCATGGACTACCgccaagatggccttttccaATGACAAGTATCTCACCTCGGCCTCATGGAGGGATTTACTTACATAGTAAACTGGCCTTTGGACGCCATTGTCTTCTTGTATCAAGACGAAACTAACTGCATGAGGGGCAACCGCCAGATAAGCAAACaacacctcatccacctcaggactagacatgataggcAGCCCGGACAAGTATTCTTTCAACTGTTGGAACGCTATAGCACATTCcttggtccattcaaatccttgccACTTATGCAATAGACGGGAAAAAAGGACGACACCTCTTGGCTGACCTGGAGATGAACCGATTCAAAGCAGCAGTCATTCCAGTCAGTTTCTGAACTTCTTTTGGATTCCGAGGTGCTTGTAATTCgttaatggccttaatctgatctgGGTTAACTTCAATCCCTCTATAGGtcaccatgtaccccaagaacttcccGGAATCTACACCAAAGGAGCACTTTGAAGCATTCAGGCGTAGCTTGTGTTTTCTCAGTATCCCAAAAATACTCGTGAGATCTTCCACGCTtggacaccactttactcttcacaaccatgtCATTAATATAAACTTCAATACTTCTACCTAGTTGTGGTTCAAACATTTTCGTCATCATGCGTTGGTAGGTAGATCTGGCATTTTTCAAaccgaaaggcatcaccttgtaatgatagttcccaattggggtgacaaaagcagttTTTTCCTGATCATCCACGGCCAGCGGTATTTGGTGATACCCTTAgaaggcatccaagaaactcatcctaggatgacctacggttgcatccaccaactggtctatcTTCGGCATAGGAAATGGATCTTTGGGGAAAGCCTtattgaggtccgtgaagtccacgcacacccGCCACTTtccagtctttttttttttaccaccaccgtattagccaaccattgaggataaaaaacttccttgatagccccagcctgtTTGAGCTTGGCCACTTCACTCCTAATAGCCTCGGCGTGCTCCTTCGATGGTCGCCGAGGAGGCTATCTCCTGGGAATAACGGCGGGATTCACATTGAGTCGATGACAGATGAAATCCGGGTCCACACCTGGGGCCTTATATGggtcccatgcaaacacgtctACATTTGCTCGGAGGAATTCAAGCAACCTTTCCTTCTCTTGCAAAGGCAATTTAACCCCAACCTGGAAGAATTTTTTCGGATTACGAGCAACAGTTACCCTCTCCAAGTCTTCACACTCTGCCTCATTGGCTGGGACATCCAAGCATAGTGCTGGAGGCTTTAATTGCAATAATTCATTATCAGCTGTAGCCGAGGTCTCTGCCTCTGGCCGATGCTGTATAGCCGCTACTAGGCATTGTCGAGCAACCGCCTGGCTTCCTACTATTTCCAACACTTGGCCTCCGGACGGATACTTTACCTTCTGATGCAAAGTAGATGAGTTCGCTTTAAGAGTATGTAGCCAAGGCCTGCCCATAGTAGCCGTGTACAAAGAGAAAACGTTTACGACAataaagtccacctccaccacatccgtACCTGCTTGTACAGGCAGCCTGATCAATCCTTTGGGAGCGACCATCCTTCCTTCAAAACTTACTAGAGGGGAATTGTAGGTTGTTAAATCCTCTGGCTTCAAACCTAGCCCCTTATGCAAGTCTGGATACATTATATCCACAGCGCTACCCTGATTTACTATCACCCTTCTGACATCGTA
This genomic stretch from Quercus robur chromosome 4, dhQueRobu3.1, whole genome shotgun sequence harbors:
- the LOC126722852 gene encoding uncharacterized protein LOC126722852 translates to MSSPEVDEVLFAYLAVAPHAVSFVLIQEDNGVQRPVYYVSKSLHEAEVRYLSLEKAILAVVHATRKLPHYFQAHTMVILTQLPLKSILRSADYTRRIVKWGTILGAFDIKYMPRTSVKGQVLTNLVAEFVECLEEVNVKQDHMDEKSVGLISTQGGSSWRVYVDGAANQWGAGLGLVLISPEEVIIEKSLRLRFSATNNKSEYEALLMEMRMVQKMGGRIVELFSDSRLVVGQVRRELEAWDPRVQGYLSRVRCMQTKVESFDLLHIPRGENTHVDSLATLATSSVWNFPRVIIVEDLCTPTSPEKDVCQVNQTSLSPNWMDPILKFLESDILPKDKVETEKIRRKAPRYWLSEDKKLYKRPFSGPYLLCVPPETAESILKELHEGICGSHTGGRSLSCRAIT